The proteins below come from a single Xyrauchen texanus isolate HMW12.3.18 chromosome 3, RBS_HiC_50CHRs, whole genome shotgun sequence genomic window:
- the LOC127632960 gene encoding prosaposin-like, producing the protein MQTMEFAIVYLLVVTSTLSSGWTRSVDLDLHRYTQQTSSPQQMNNMCSDCNRIVQLLREMLSNQDSQNLVEEALKKMCHEVPNMFWCMDGSNKYLLLARQYLSELPNHKDGDICSLLGLCSMGPADRKATSVLSGTSQEVPLNPICTFCLFLIKTLESMLPKERTEEVIVKLLEKICDYLPAQYKDMCDKFIETYGKKLIDLLVSSAPPHTICAALGLCHSETPILLSTVHTDCDSCKKLAVLSQFHLGHNFTEIQTSAELQKICHLHPNAIPQCERFVKLHGLRVLKNEAKLPAIMACKEDYLCRGHN; encoded by the exons ATGCAGACAATGGAGTTTGCCATCGTATATCTTTTAGTGGTCACTTCTACTCTGTCTTCAG GATGGACGAGAAGTGTAGATCTAGATCTTCACCGCTACACACAGCAAACATCCAGCCCTCAACAG ATGAACAACATGTGCAGTGATTGCAACAGGATTGTACAGTTGTTGAGGGAAATGCTCTCCAATCAAGACTCAcag AACCTTGTTGAAGAAGCTCTCAAAAAAATGTGTCATGAAGTCCCCAATATGTTTTGGTGCATGGATGGATCAAATAAATATCTACTTTTGGCCAGACAGTATCTCAGTGAATTGCCA AATCACAAAGACGGTGACATATGTTCACTGTTGGGACTATGCAGCATGGGGCCGGCAGACAGAAAAGCAACATCAGTGCTGAGTGGAACTAGTCAAGAG GTTCCTTTAAATCCTATCTGTACCTTCTGTCTGTTCCTAATAAAGACACTGGAGAGCATGTTGCCAAAAGAAAGAACTGAA GAAGTCATAGTGAAGCTTCTGGAGAAAATCTGTGACTATTTGCCAGCACAATATAAGGATATGTGTGACAAATTTATAGAAACGTATGGAAAGAAACTCATTGATCTTCTAGTGTCCTCCGCCCCTCCACATACTATCTGTGCTGCGCTGGGGCTGTGTCACTCAGAGACACCAATACTAT TGTCCACTGTGCACACAGACTGTGATTCCTGTAAGAAGCTAGCAGTTCTGTCTCAGTTTCATTTGGGCCACAACTTCACTGAGATCCAGACCTCTGCTGAGCTGCAGAAGATATGCCACCTTCACCCGAATGCTATTCCTCAA TGTGAAAGGTTTGTGAAGCTTCATGGCCTCAGGGTGCTGAAGAATGAAGCAAAACTACCAGCTATTATGGCATGCAAG GAGGACTACCTTTGCAGGGGACACAACTGA